In Maniola hyperantus chromosome 13, iAphHyp1.2, whole genome shotgun sequence, one genomic interval encodes:
- the LOC117987877 gene encoding serine protease inhibitor 77Ba-like, producing MRVVIFLILFISASFGDLDFNSQTRNFSVELFYHTLQGSDRDVAISPYTVWSLLISMAYETTGRTWEQFSKVFLLMEDRSKIVEEFRKLRTSVVVNKGANISLSNFLFYDEHLNVYSDSIRRLENDFSFIAQRLNFEAPQLAAHGASRTLHTHPAYLRPWMRLRTEDFVDATMIMYNCLSFTAQWSKPFNVSNTSPEYYRNGNAIGRENMMYMMNARVQYWKSESLHASFTRLPFGDDGRYCMLLVRPDSGEDIGRVLERLREASLWDILNRMRGVAVVLGQGEVDVKLPRFAITSKIILNTPLFNMGLSDVFDPNFADFNNFAEDKIYVGEITQRVTVDITELGTTVRTTIPAVYELETPMPAKQTPVKEPFFFFITEQSSATVLFGGIYSKINLY from the coding sequence ATGCGTGTggtcatatttttaatattattcatttctGCGTCGTTCGgcgatttagattttaattcgCAAACTAGAAATTTCAGTGTCGAACTTTTCTATCACACCCTGCAAGGTTCAGATCGAGATGTGGCGATATCACCTTATACCGTTTGGTCTTTGCTTATAAGCATGGCGTACGAGACAACGGGAAGGACCTGGGAGCAATTTTCGAAAGTGTTTTTACTGATGGAGGACAGAAGCAAAATCGTAGAAGAGTTCAGGAAATTGAGAACATCGGTTGTCGTGAACAAAGGCGCGAATATAAGTTTGTCAAATTTCCTTTTTTATGATGAGCATTTGAATGTTTATTCCGATAGTATAAGAAGATTAGAGAACGATTTTAGCTTCATAGCTCAGCGTCTTAATTTCGAGGCGCCGCAGCTGGCGGCGCACGGGGCGTCGCGCACCCTGCACACGCACCCCGCTTATCTCAGACCTTGGATGAGATTAAGAACCGAAGATTTCGTAGATGCAACGATGATCATGTACAATTGTTTATCATTCACTGCGCAATGGTCGAAGCCCTTTAACGTTTCGAACACGTCACCAGAGTATTATCGAAATGGCAACGCGATAGGGCGAGAGAACATGATGTATATGATGAATGCGCGGGTTCAATACTGGAAGTCCGAGTCGCTGCACGCCTCCTTCACGCGCTTGCCGTTTGGCGACGACGGCAGATACTGCATGCTGCTAGTGAGACCTGACAGCGGGGAAGACATCGGACGAGTCCTCGAACGCCTCCGAGAAGCCTCCTTGTGGGATATCCTTAACAGGATGCGAGGCGTAGCCGTCGTACTCGGTCAGGGAGAGGTGGACGTGAAGTTGCCGCGGTTTGCGATcacttcaaaaattattttaaacacgCCGTTGTTCAATATGGGACTTTCTGATGTTTTCGATCCGAATTTTGCCGATTTCAACAATTTTGCTGAAGACAAAATATATGTTGGTGAAATTACGCAGAGAGTGACCGTCGATATTACGGAGTTGGGGACGACAGTACGCACCACTATACCGGCAGTGTATGAGCTCGAAACTCCAATGCCAGCGAAGCAAACTCCAGTAAAAGagccattttttttctttataacaGAGCAGTCTTCTGCTACTGTACTCTTCGGCGGAATATATTCCAAAATCAATTTGTATTAG